From the genome of Wolbachia endosymbiont (group B) of Parapoynx stratiotata, one region includes:
- a CDS encoding ankyrin repeat domain-containing protein, whose translation MGKFTGITKSIINQIKLKSKPEPSDFEYESIIEHLSSKEHLLNELMNDMWYSGDLPSVRNYNEPLSLIDSKLGLSEQICVWFALDHDLTPSQKNLNKKLLSALKCLTSNCGSFDNTEPLEEFLHDNRNNKDLKVILNLRRGESQSTVLHAIAGAKIGGFRRTGNQAIDLLLEAGADPNIQDNKGKTPLYLAAAKGHHDNANSLLLKGAKPNITSRKGKTPQQIATNKLCYNIEELFLTDKQKKLNKELYDLLVLDSDCTKNLKEFLSKHKRDSDLKVVLNIRQGMGESKVFSYVDRFAWDNEDLAQELRKIFLEAGALDYGINIYRQQKKGQVSKLLVNLTSNQKEKLNEFSDKVFQAQNMAELEEIVNDAIKSGVRLNYSLSQDFFSGNEYTFTDYVMKKISELEKNPKVASNIICQLVSKGAVFGNTVDANTLTSEFKEHKTNLKKAYRDYISNSHKFIEIAKSATNSELKDARVDNSVFYLEYSKDSKIDIIKITDGARDLGLTDGDVKCGRNIVKIGNSEVEIKIEDGIRNYTDLTEGSDVVLTFYTSLGELEVRLYPDEKNKNWIKVEVSEEGLLLLDKIESYNEAIEDCNEGIENYEEIGQNCLLGGLSVIEAIDRGVFARSGGLMRPELISESNKQKGSWVKREELRRVSDSREKIANLP comes from the coding sequence ATGGGTAAATTTACTGGGATAACAAAATCTATCATCAATCAAATAAAGCTAAAATCCAAACCAGAGCCATCTGATTTTGAATATGAATCAATTATAGAACATCTATCATCTAAAGAGCATTTATTAAATGAGCTGATGAATGATATGTGGTACTCAGGAGACTTACCATCAGTCAGAAACTATAATGAACCATTATCTTTGATAGATAGCAAACTTGGATTAAGTGAACAGATTTGTGTTTGGTTTGCTCTAGATCATGACCTTACACCAAGTCAAAAAAATTTAAACAAAAAGTTACTTAGTGCTCTAAAATGTTTAACTTCTAACTGTGGTTCATTTGATAATACTGAGCCCCTTGAAGAATTTTTACATGATAATAGAAACAATAAAGATTTAAAAGTAATTCTTAACCTAAGAAGAGGAGAATCTCAATCAACAGTATTGCATGCAATTGCAGGAGCAAAGATTGGTGGATTTCGTCGCACAGGAAATCAGGCTATAGATTTACTCTTAGAAGCAGGCGCAGATCCTAACATACAAGATAATAAAGGAAAAACACCATTATACCTTGCTGCTGCCAAAGGTCACCACGATAATGCAAACTCTCTTCTTTTGAAAGGAGCTAAACCTAATATAACAAGTAGAAAGGGCAAAACTCCACAACAAATAGCAACTAATAAACTCTGCTATAATATAGAAGAATTATTTTTAACTGATAAACAGAAAAAGTTGAATAAGGAATTGTATGACTTACTTGTACTCGATTCAGACTGCACTAAAAATTTAAAGGAGTTTTTAAGTAAGCATAAAAGAGATTCAGACCTAAAAGTAGTGCTAAATATTAGGCAAGGAATGGGTGAATCAAAAGTGTTTTCGTATGTTGATCGTTTTGCTTGGGATAATGAAGATCTTGCTCAAGAGTTAAGAAAAATATTTCTAGAAGCAGGAGCATTAGATTATGGTATAAATATTTATCGTCAGCAAAAGAAAGGACAGGTCAGTAAATTACTCGTTAATTTAACCTCAAATCAAAAGGAAAAGTTAAATGAGTTTTCTGATAAGGTGTTTCAGGCTCAAAACATGGCTGAACTTGAAGAGATTGTAAACGATGCTATAAAGTCTGGTGTACGATTAAACTATTCTCTTTCACAAGATTTCTTTTCAGGTAATGAGTACACTTTTACCGATTATGTGATGAAAAAAATCAGTGAGTTGGAAAAAAATCCTAAAGTTGCTAGTAATATAATATGTCAATTAGTATCAAAAGGGGCAGTGTTTGGTAATACAGTTGATGCTAACACACTGACATCAGAATTTAAAGAGCATAAAACTAACCTAAAAAAAGCTTATAGAGATTATATTAGCAATTCTCATAAGTTTATTGAAATCGCAAAAAGTGCAACCAATAGCGAGCTAAAAGATGCAAGAGTAGACAACTCCGTTTTTTACTTAGAATATTCTAAAGATAGTAAAATAGACATTATAAAGATAACAGATGGGGCAAGGGATTTAGGTCTAACAGATGGAGATGTAAAGTGTGGAAGAAATATAGTAAAGATCGGTAATAGTGAAGTAGAAATTAAAATTGAAGATGGCATAAGGAATTACACAGATCTTACAGAAGGCAGCGATGTAGTATTAACTTTCTATACTAGTTTGGGAGAATTAGAAGTTAGGTTATATCCTGATGAGAAAAATAAAAATTGGATAAAAGTAGAGGTGAGTGAAGAAGGCCTACTTCTACTTGATAAAATAGAAAGTTATAATGAAGCAATAGAAGATTGTAATGAGGGAATAGAAAATTATGAAGAAATAGGACAAAATTGCTTACTGGGAGGTTTATCAGTCATTGAAGCCATAGACCGAGGTGTTTTTGCTAGATCTGGTGGGTTAATGCGTCCTGAATTAATAAGCGAATCCAATAAGCAGAAGGGTTCATGGGTAAAACGTGAAGAATTAAGAAGAGTTTCTGATTCTAGGGAAAAAATTGCTAATTTACCATAA